A stretch of Brassica napus cultivar Da-Ae chromosome C6, Da-Ae, whole genome shotgun sequence DNA encodes these proteins:
- the LOC106403723 gene encoding disease resistance protein CHS1 — MSASSSSFIPKFDVFLSFSSEEDTAKTFVTDLFSSLSEKGITTYYKDEKLEEGVSSSGSDLSKCIRDSKLAVVVVSESYPTSVLCLNELQTILNLHDEDQLSVLLIFYGVETSNIRKQTGEYAEPFRNLGEQYSAEKVQSWRRVLTKLTGISGLDSRFWSREAEMVDLITNEISLVISNKPISPSTFKADGPVAMDRHMHALYELLDLNSNKEVRLVGICGPGGVGKTTLARYAYEEMSVNFHVHMFVDNSEKNYHQDHQETFTSGEIQEDAQTAVIKSALGQRRGLLVIDCVDNLQQLKDIAEIVGWFGSGSRVIFITQEKSLLDEVGVEHVYELQSLRYDEALLLFSRYAFKQQHPSTSFESLALRAVQIACFLPLTLQILGSSLHGKDERTWEEELEKLEGDQEKSIVEVMKKTYARANEE; from the exons ATGTCTGCCTCGTCTTCATCTTTTATTCCCAAGTTTGATGTCTTCCTAAGTTTCAGCTCAGAAGAAGACACCGCCAAAACTTTTGTAACGGATCTTTTCAGTTCCTTGTCAGAAAAAGGCATTACAACTTATTACAAAGATGAAAAACTAGAGGAGGGAGTCTCATCTTCGGGTTCTGACCTAAGCAAATGTATTAGAGATTCAAAACTAGCCGTTGTGGTGGTCTCCGAAAGCTATCCAACCTCTGTTTTATGCCTGAACGAACTCCAAACAATACTAAACTTGCACGATGAAGATCAACTCTCCGTCCTACTCATCTTCTATGGAGTGGAAACTTCGaatataagaaaacaaaccGGAGAATACGCAGAACCTTTCAGAAATCTTGGTGAACAGTATTCAGCTGAGAAGGTTCAATCATGGAGGAGGGTTCTTACCAAACTCACCGGTATATCCGGCCTGGATTCacgtttttg GAGCAGAGAAGCAGAAATGGTCGATCTGATTACAAATGAAATATCACTGGTGATTTCAAATAAGCCGATCAGTCCATCCACATTCAAAGCGGATGGACCTGTTGCAATGGATCGTCATATGCATGCATTATATGAGCTGCTGGATTTAAATTCCAACAAGGAAGTCCGATTGGTCGGTATATGTGGTCCAGGAGGCGTTGGCAAGACGACACTAGCAAGATACGCATACGAAGAAATGTCTGTCAATTTCCATGTCCATATGTTTGTAGACAACTCCGAAAAGAACTATCACCAAGACCATCAAGAAACTTTCACATCGGGAGAGATTCAAGAAGACGCTCAAACTGCTGTAATCAAGTCAGCGCTTGGACAGCGAAGAGGTCTGCTTGTGATTGACTGCGTGGATAACCTCCAACAGTTAAAGGACATAGCAGAGATCGTTGGCTGGTTTGGTTCAGGAAGCAGAGTCATCTTTATTACACAGGAAAAGAGCTTATTAGATGAAGTTGGTGTGGAGCATGTCTATGAACTCCAGTCTCTAAGATACGACGAAGCTCTCCTACTCTTCTCCCGATATGCTTTCAAGCAGCAACACCCTTCTACTAGTTTTGAATCACTTGCTCTTCGTGCTGTTCAGATTGCTTGTTTCCTTCCTCTGACTCTTCAAATCCTAGGTTCGTCTTTACATGGCAAGGATGAAAGGACTTGGGAGGAGGAGCTGGAAAAACTGGAAGGCGACCAAGAGAAATCTATAGTGGAAGTAATGAAGAAAACCTACGCAAGAGCAAATGAGGAGTAG
- the LOC106406173 gene encoding disease resistance protein CHS1 translates to MKNDVFLSFRGEQTRKTFLSHLLSSLKKKDITTSTSSESCPVSVQALQVSLVAIPIFSNDHASLDLWVDDLATIIDCDKKGTLTAVPVFFQLDPNDFLKMLRTAGKDAQTMHEPQRRSLEIVKKWLDAHIINKSGFNSLDCKDDSELVGKVTSFVSDILTSSTSRYQTSTGLSTYRSLKLLFKIKLSEEMHKPLRRISVRDNTDIRRNSRFEDLRALTLRAKSTIIGVCGVEGVGKTSLVRHVYDDISPHFQHYFFFINRIRTQDCSYKPESLVTDLAREALKESSFHGRSIDAIKEMIRRRKVLLVADGVDDIKQLKGIIKEASWFGPGSRVIVITKDRSLLTQCGVKHIYELDCPKFEEALALFSEFAFKERKPRPGFEELSFLAVQVSNRLPLTLKMLGTFLCNKEKSEWVSTLRRLEASHNNYATEVCRYVGADNYAPRRPMKVDHHVGVDEANRLPFYQFSLK, encoded by the exons ATGAAGAACGACGTGTTCTTGAGTTTCAGAGGAGAGCAGACCCGCAAAACTTTTCTAAGCCATCTTCTTAGTTCATTAAAGAAGAAAGACATCACAACTTCCACATCTTCAGAGTCTTGCCCCGTGTCGGTTCAAGCCCTCCAAGTATCTCTGGTTGCGATCCCTATATTCTCAAACGACCACGCGTCTTTGGACTTGTGGGTCGACGACTTGGCAACGATTATTGATTGTGATAAGAAAGGAACTTTGACCGCAGTGCCTGTCTTCTTCCAACTTGATCCAAACGATTTCTTGAAAATGTTGAGAACTGCAGGAAAAGACGCCCAAACCATGCATGAGCCTCAGAGGAGGTCCCTTGAGATTGTCAAGAAGTGGCTTGACGCTCACATAATCAACAAATCTGGTTTTAATTCCCTCGACTG CAAGGATGACTCAGAGCTGGTGGGTAAAGTTACTAGTTTCGTTTCCGATATTCTGACATCTTCCACATCAAGATATCAGACTAGTACTGGTCTCAGTACTTATAGGAGTTTGAAGCTATTGTTCAAAATAAAGCTAAGTGAGGAAATGCATAAGCCTTTGCGGAGGATATCAGTAAGAGACAATACTGACATCAGGAGAAACTCACGTTTTGAAGATCTGCGAGCATTAACGTTGCGTGCAAAGTCCACAATAATAGGAGTTTGTGGAGTTGAGGGTGTTGGGAAGACAAGCCTTGTAAGACACGTTTATGATGATATTTCACCTCACTTTCAGCACTATTTTTTCTTCATAAACAGGATCCGAACACAAGATTGCAGCTACAAACCAGAGTCGTTAGTGACTGATCTCGCTCGTGAAGCTTTAAAAGAGAGTAGCTTCCATGGGAGATCTATTGATGCCATCAAAGAAATGATCCGACGCCGGAAGGTTCTGCTTGTTGCTGATGGTGTGGATGACATTAAGCAGCTAAAAGGTATAATCAAAGAAGCCAGTTGGTTTGGTCCAGGAAGTCGAGTCATTGTAATCACTAAAGACAGGTCGCTGCTCACTCAATGTGGAGTAAAACACATATACGAGCTTGACTGTCCTAAATTTGAGGAAGCTCTTGCTTTATTCTCAGAGTTTGCTTTCAAGGAAAGAAAACCTCGTCCCGGTTTCGAGGAACTTTCGTTTCTTGCTGTCCAAGTTTCAAATCGTCTTCCTCTTACCCTTAAAATGTTGGGAACATTTTTATGCAACAAAGAGAAAAGTGAATGGGTAAGTACATTGCGTAGGCTAGAAGCTTCACATAATAACTACGCTACAGAGGTTTGTAGGTATGTCGGAGCAGATAACTACGCACCAAGACGTCCGATGAAAGTGGACCACCATGTTGGAGTCGATGAAGCAAACCGTTTACCATTTTACCAGTTTTCTCTCAAGTGA
- the LOC106403720 gene encoding toll/interleukin-1 receptor-like protein translates to MDSFVASPRDKKRYDVFLSFRGKDTRRGIVSHLHSALVGRVDDTFKDDETIEIGDTISEEIKEAIRNSKFAIVVISKDYVSSTWCLNELQMIMDLHKKKQLLVLPIFYDVVPSDVKHQRGTFSLRRYQPSMVMRILSSKERTMAAHVRKWRKALTRVGGVSGKDSRAW, encoded by the coding sequence ATGGACTCATTTGTTGCTTCACCTCGTGACAAGAAGCGGTACGATGTATTCCTCAGCTTCCGAGGAAAAGATACACGTAGAGGCATCGTCAGCCACTTGCACAGCGCACTTGTCGGGAGAGTTGATGACACATTCAAAGATGACGAAACAATTGAAATTGGTGACACAATTTCTGAAGAAATCAAGGAAGCTATACGGAACTCCAAGTTTGCCATTGTGGTTATCTCCAAAGACTATGTTTCCTCAACTTGGTGCCTGAACGAGCTCCAAATGATAATGGATCTTCACAAGAAGAAGCAACTCCTTGTTCTCCCAATCTTCTACGACGTGGTTCCTTCAGATGTTAAGCACCAGAGAGGCACATTTTCCTTAAGACGGTATCAACCCTCGATGGTTATGCGAATACTTTCCAGCAAGGAAAGAACAATGGCGGCACATGTTCGGAAATGGAGAAAAGCCCTCACCCGAGTCGGAGGAGTATCAGGCAAGGATTCTAGAGCCTGGTGA